One window of Anaerolineales bacterium genomic DNA carries:
- a CDS encoding DNA alkylation repair protein → MDAHDFLKRLKALRSPVVAKSHGHLASDKDDVILGVRMGQVFGLAKEVMGMELDEVEKMLESPIHEMRVGAVSIMDFQARSKKTTDERKKELFDLYIRRHDRINTWDLVDRSAPWVVGSYLFDKPRKVLYKLANSKKIAERRTAIVSTLFFIGKGDVDDAFKLAEIMLYDKEDLIHKANGWALRFAGDKDRNRLLEFLDKFAAAMPPVTLRYAIEKFDKKKREHYLKLKDQK, encoded by the coding sequence ATGGATGCGCATGATTTCCTCAAGCGATTGAAAGCTCTGCGTTCACCGGTGGTTGCCAAGTCCCATGGGCATCTTGCATCGGACAAAGATGATGTCATATTAGGCGTGCGCATGGGACAAGTCTTTGGGCTGGCAAAGGAAGTCATGGGCATGGAGTTAGATGAGGTCGAGAAGATGCTCGAAAGCCCAATTCATGAAATGCGTGTTGGTGCGGTCAGCATCATGGATTTTCAGGCACGCAGTAAAAAGACGACTGACGAGCGCAAAAAAGAACTCTTTGACCTATACATTCGCCGTCATGACCGCATCAACACCTGGGATCTCGTGGACCGGTCCGCGCCGTGGGTGGTGGGGAGCTATCTCTTCGACAAGCCGCGCAAGGTTTTGTACAAGCTGGCAAACTCAAAGAAGATAGCTGAACGGCGGACGGCGATCGTCAGCACACTGTTCTTCATCGGCAAGGGGGATGTGGACGATGCCTTCAAACTGGCGGAGATCATGCTCTATGACAAAGAGGATTTGATCCATAAGGCAAATGGTTGGGCATTGCGCTTTGCAGGCGACAAAGATCGAAATAGGCTTTTAGAGTTTTTAGATAAATTCGCCGCTGCCATGCCGCCCGTCACATTGCGGTATGCGATAGAAAAATTCGATAAAAAGAAACGTGAGCATTATTTGAAATTGAAGGATCAAAAATAA
- a CDS encoding DUF1697 domain-containing protein, with translation MKYNQYLVLLRGINVGGKNIIKMTDLKAGFEEMGFSYVLTYIQSGNVLVQSEDKDKAALTTKIEKGLSKHFNFMAKVVMISQKELAGIVKSAPEGFGKDEKKFRYDVIFLKEPLTPKEAMESVKVREGVDTAHAGKQALYFSRLISRASQSYLTKIIGMPVYQNMTIRNWNTTTKLLALMEGQDG, from the coding sequence ATGAAATATAATCAATACCTTGTCTTATTGCGCGGAATCAATGTTGGCGGCAAGAACATCATTAAAATGACTGACTTGAAAGCCGGTTTTGAAGAGATGGGCTTTTCATATGTGCTGACCTACATTCAAAGCGGAAATGTCTTGGTTCAGTCGGAAGATAAGGATAAGGCTGCGTTGACGACCAAAATCGAAAAGGGACTTTCCAAGCACTTCAATTTTATGGCGAAGGTGGTGATGATCTCTCAAAAGGAACTGGCTGGCATTGTTAAGTCTGCGCCGGAGGGATTTGGCAAGGATGAGAAGAAGTTTCGGTACGATGTCATTTTCTTGAAGGAACCGTTGACACCTAAGGAAGCAATGGAAAGTGTAAAAGTCCGCGAAGGCGTGGATACTGCTCATGCAGGCAAACAGGCGCTTTATTTTTCACGTCTCATCAGCCGCGCTTCACAAAGCTATCTGACAAAAATTATTGGCATGCCGGTCTATCAGAATATGACCATCCGCAATTGGAATACGACCACGAAGTTGCTGGCACTTATGGAGGGACAAGATGGCTAA
- a CDS encoding SRPBCC family protein translates to MPSKNKVIVTVEPGKQELFITREFDAPRELVYKAHIDPKLYVQWLGPHGYKMVLETFEPVSGGRYRYIQKDTHGNEAGFHGCFHEISEELMIQTFEFEGLPERGHVILDTMRLEELPGNRTRVTIQSVFQSVEDRDGMVKAGMEKGVREGYERLDDILAGMR, encoded by the coding sequence ATGCCATCAAAAAATAAAGTGATCGTTACTGTCGAACCCGGCAAACAGGAGTTGTTCATCACTCGCGAATTCGATGCGCCGCGCGAGTTGGTTTATAAAGCGCACATTGACCCGAAGTTGTACGTGCAATGGCTCGGTCCGCATGGATACAAGATGGTTCTTGAAACCTTCGAACCAGTCAGCGGCGGAAGATACCGCTACATTCAGAAAGACACACATGGAAATGAAGCTGGTTTCCACGGTTGCTTCCATGAAATATCCGAAGAACTGATGATCCAGACTTTTGAATTCGAGGGTCTCCCCGAGCGCGGACATGTCATCCTTGACACGATGCGGTTGGAGGAATTACCGGGCAATCGCACGCGCGTCACGATCCAATCTGTGTTTCAATCTGTGGAGGATCGGGACGGAATGGTCAAGGCAGGCATGGAAAAAGGCGTCCGCGAAGGCTATGAAAGGTTGGATGACATTCTGGCAGGGATGAGGTAA
- a CDS encoding MFS transporter, producing MNTFYQILANTVISNVTNMTVWFALIFFVYLETKSVTATSIISGIYLVLTASLGIWFGSLVDHNKKQKVMILSGLSSLSIYLVGFMIYLIYPAETWKNPTSVILWIFNVLLLIGVIAGNIRSIAVPTLVTILIPEENRAKANGLVGTAFGIAFLICSAISGILVGLGGMFYVLLLGIVMMILSILHMWFLQIPEKEIVHVEHQPKVDLRGTYAVVKAIPGLLALILFTTVNNFLGGTFMGLMDAYGLSLVSVETWGLLFAVISCGFIVGGLFISKYGLGKNPLVAMFAANIIIWVISAVFTVQPSIVLLAVGMFIYISVVPFIEAAEQTILQKVVPHERQGRVFGFAHSVEQSASPLTTFMIGPIAEAFFIPFMTTGAGVGLIGSWFGTGPARGIALVFTVTGIIGLALTIFAMNTKYYRLLSERYMNHVPEALPDGELA from the coding sequence GTGAATACCTTTTATCAAATTTTAGCGAATACGGTTATATCCAACGTCACGAATATGACGGTTTGGTTTGCTTTGATCTTTTTCGTGTATCTCGAAACAAAATCCGTCACTGCCACTTCGATCATTTCGGGCATTTATCTGGTTTTGACGGCTAGTCTTGGGATTTGGTTCGGCAGTCTGGTGGATCACAACAAGAAGCAGAAGGTGATGATCCTGTCAGGTCTGAGCTCGTTGAGCATCTACCTCGTCGGCTTCATGATTTACCTGATCTACCCTGCCGAAACATGGAAAAATCCAACCAGTGTCATACTTTGGATTTTCAATGTGCTTCTCTTAATTGGCGTCATCGCGGGCAATATCCGCTCCATTGCCGTGCCAACCCTGGTCACCATTTTGATACCCGAAGAGAATCGCGCCAAAGCCAACGGACTTGTCGGCACCGCCTTTGGCATTGCCTTCCTGATCTGCTCTGCCATCAGCGGTATTTTGGTTGGGCTGGGCGGCATGTTCTATGTGCTGCTGCTTGGAATCGTCATGATGATCCTTTCGATTCTGCACATGTGGTTTTTGCAGATCCCTGAAAAAGAGATCGTGCATGTCGAACACCAACCCAAAGTGGATCTGCGCGGCACCTATGCCGTGGTTAAGGCGATTCCCGGGCTGCTGGCGTTGATCCTTTTCACTACCGTCAACAACTTTTTAGGCGGCACGTTCATGGGTCTCATGGATGCCTATGGGCTCTCGCTGGTCTCCGTCGAAACATGGGGCTTGCTCTTTGCCGTCATCAGCTGCGGGTTCATCGTGGGCGGGTTGTTCATTTCGAAGTATGGCTTGGGCAAAAATCCGCTGGTGGCGATGTTTGCCGCCAACATCATCATCTGGGTCATCTCGGCGGTCTTTACCGTTCAACCCTCCATTGTCTTGCTCGCAGTAGGTATGTTCATTTACATCAGCGTGGTACCATTCATCGAAGCCGCCGAACAGACGATTCTTCAGAAAGTGGTGCCGCATGAAAGGCAGGGAAGGGTGTTCGGCTTCGCTCACAGCGTGGAGCAATCTGCTTCGCCTCTGACGACGTTTATGATTGGTCCCATTGCCGAAGCATTTTTCATCCCGTTTATGACGACCGGTGCCGGGGTGGGACTCATTGGCAGCTGGTTCGGAACGGGACCCGCCCGGGGCATCGCTTTGGTCTTTACGGTGACAGGGATCATCGGACTGGCTCTTACGATCTTTGCCATGAACACGAAATATTATCGATTGCTTTCCGAGCGATATATGAACCATGTGCCCGAAGCATTGCCAGACGGCGAGTTGGCATAA
- a CDS encoding DUF998 domain-containing protein — METLKVNGVSLTSARLAIAASIVVLALLAGLHLLSPEFDPAWRMVSEYANGQYVWVLSLLFISWGISSWALAYVLWFQVQTTGGRIGLWFLIAAGIGEGMAAVFDINHSLHGLSAMIGIPSLSIAAMLISTSLVRTPAWSGGRKLLLWTANLTWISIVLMAIAFGVMIATFTQSGAEMPANAEVVTTLPDGVIGLVGWANRFLIIVYCAWVMTAARQTLKSRV, encoded by the coding sequence ATGGAAACTTTAAAGGTAAATGGAGTCTCGCTGACCAGCGCGCGTTTGGCAATCGCCGCATCAATCGTTGTTTTGGCTTTGCTTGCCGGTTTGCACCTACTCAGCCCGGAGTTTGACCCGGCGTGGCGCATGGTCAGTGAATACGCAAACGGACAATATGTCTGGGTGCTGTCGCTGCTGTTCATTTCATGGGGAATCAGTTCATGGGCTCTGGCGTATGTGCTTTGGTTCCAGGTTCAAACGACAGGCGGCAGGATTGGTCTGTGGTTTCTCATCGCTGCAGGGATCGGCGAAGGGATGGCGGCGGTGTTCGATATCAACCACAGCCTGCACGGACTCTCTGCCATGATTGGAATCCCAAGCCTTTCCATTGCAGCCATGTTGATCAGTACGAGTCTTGTCCGCACCCCGGCTTGGTCTGGCGGAAGGAAACTGCTCTTGTGGACGGCGAACCTGACCTGGATTAGCATTGTTTTGATGGCGATTGCATTCGGCGTTATGATCGCTACCTTCACTCAATCCGGCGCTGAAATGCCCGCAAATGCTGAAGTTGTAACGACGTTGCCCGATGGCGTGATTGGGCTGGTGGGCTGGGCGAACCGTTTCTTGATTATCGTGTATTGTGCATGGGTAATGACAGCTGCCAGACAAACGCTTAAATCGAGAGTGTAA
- a CDS encoding FAD-binding oxidoreductase, with product MTTQTLLPPSISELRALFNGRVIAPDDARYEEARTPFYGGIDKHPAAVVRVADAGDVSRLVSLAREHGFELAVRSGGHSNAGHSTSEGGIVLDLSAMKKLEIDHEHQTAWVEAGMTAGEYTAAVGAHGFVTGFGDTGSVGLGGITLGGGVGYLVRKYGLTIDNLLAAEIVTADGQLLHVDEKSHADLFWAIRGGGGNFGVATRFKFKLHKLDQGYGGMLALPATADAIASFLAEADSAPDELSTILNIMPSPPMPFLSEEVHGKMILMAMMFYAGDAEAGERVMSKFRAIAAPYADMLRPMTYPEMFQPEEGGDYHPVAAGRTMFLDYVDSSVAQFILDTLAKSTAMMAVTQLRVLGGAYARVPADATSYAHRESRIMANLAALYNNPDDKEPHETWITKYEKKLRQSDKGAYVNFLGDVDQKQVRAAYPGETWKRLRQVKKKYDPTNLFHMNQNIPPK from the coding sequence ATGACGACACAAACCTTACTTCCCCCTTCTATTTCAGAATTGAGAGCCTTGTTCAACGGGCGCGTCATTGCCCCCGATGACGCGCGTTACGAAGAAGCGCGTACGCCTTTTTACGGCGGCATTGATAAACATCCCGCAGCCGTTGTCCGCGTGGCAGATGCGGGCGATGTGTCACGACTGGTTTCATTGGCACGTGAACATGGTTTTGAACTTGCGGTTCGCAGCGGCGGTCACAGCAATGCAGGTCACAGCACGAGCGAAGGCGGCATTGTGCTTGACCTTTCCGCAATGAAAAAATTGGAGATCGATCACGAGCATCAAACCGCCTGGGTCGAAGCGGGCATGACCGCTGGCGAATATACAGCCGCTGTTGGCGCGCATGGATTTGTCACCGGCTTTGGCGATACGGGTTCGGTCGGTCTTGGCGGCATCACACTCGGCGGCGGCGTTGGCTATCTCGTCCGCAAATACGGTCTCACCATCGACAACCTGCTCGCCGCAGAAATTGTCACAGCCGATGGGCAGCTTTTGCATGTGGATGAAAAATCCCATGCCGATCTTTTCTGGGCGATCCGCGGCGGAGGCGGCAACTTCGGCGTGGCGACGCGCTTCAAGTTCAAGCTTCATAAATTGGATCAAGGCTATGGCGGGATGTTAGCCCTGCCAGCCACAGCGGACGCTATCGCCTCTTTCTTAGCCGAAGCGGATTCAGCTCCCGATGAACTTTCCACCATCCTGAACATTATGCCCTCGCCCCCCATGCCCTTCCTTTCAGAAGAAGTGCATGGCAAGATGATCCTGATGGCAATGATGTTCTACGCAGGCGACGCAGAAGCAGGGGAGCGGGTCATGTCCAAGTTCCGCGCCATTGCCGCACCCTATGCGGATATGCTGCGCCCGATGACATATCCCGAAATGTTCCAGCCTGAAGAAGGCGGTGACTATCACCCCGTTGCTGCGGGGCGCACTATGTTCCTTGACTATGTGGACAGTTCCGTGGCTCAGTTCATCCTTGATACCTTAGCCAAGTCCACGGCGATGATGGCGGTGACTCAACTGCGCGTGTTGGGCGGAGCCTATGCTCGCGTCCCCGCCGATGCGACTTCATATGCCCATCGCGAATCAAGAATCATGGCGAACCTTGCCGCCTTGTACAACAATCCAGATGATAAAGAACCTCATGAAACATGGATCACCAAATATGAAAAGAAATTGCGTCAAAGCGACAAAGGCGCATATGTCAACTTCCTCGGTGACGTGGATCAAAAACAAGTCCGCGCCGCATACCCGGGTGAGACCTGGAAGCGACTGAGACAGGTCAAAAAGAAATATGACCCGACCAACCTGTTCCATATGAATCAAAATATTCCTCCCAAGTAA
- a CDS encoding VOC family protein: MNKIVPSLWFDTQCEEAMNYYIDTFNGAPNKKEESKIVSITRYEKGMEAPGTEQMIGKVITGIFELAGQRYMALDGGPVFNFTEAISFFVECADQKEVDYFWSKLSAVSEAEQCGWCKDKFGLSWQIVPKQLGELMGTSDPAKSMRVVNAMLKMKKIIVADLQKAHDEE; the protein is encoded by the coding sequence ATGAATAAGATTGTTCCGAGTTTGTGGTTCGATACGCAGTGTGAAGAGGCGATGAACTATTATATCGATACGTTCAACGGTGCGCCGAACAAAAAAGAAGAGTCGAAGATCGTTAGTATTACCCGCTACGAAAAAGGCATGGAAGCGCCCGGCACAGAGCAGATGATAGGCAAGGTCATTACTGGGATCTTCGAGTTGGCAGGCCAACGCTATATGGCTCTCGATGGCGGACCAGTCTTTAATTTCACCGAGGCGATCTCGTTCTTTGTGGAATGTGCAGACCAGAAGGAAGTGGATTATTTCTGGAGCAAGCTTTCTGCTGTTTCCGAAGCCGAGCAATGCGGCTGGTGCAAGGATAAGTTTGGCTTATCGTGGCAGATCGTGCCGAAGCAGTTGGGCGAGTTGATGGGTACTTCAGACCCAGCGAAATCAATGCGGGTGGTGAATGCCATGCTCAAGATGAAGAAGATCATTGTTGCGGATTTGCAAAAGGCGCATGACGAAGAGTGA
- a CDS encoding DUF1801 domain-containing protein has translation MAKTNFQSIDEYFAACPPESQAYLQEIRKLIRRLVPDAMERISYQIAAFERNGKNLIHFAGWKKHVSLYPVPAGSEAFERQIAKYVDGKGTVKFALDEPLPLKLIERVVKLHLEANKKLTKGD, from the coding sequence ATGGCTAAGACAAATTTCCAGTCCATTGACGAGTACTTTGCGGCATGCCCGCCAGAGTCGCAGGCGTATCTGCAGGAGATTCGTAAATTGATCCGCAGGTTGGTGCCGGATGCGATGGAGAGGATCAGTTATCAGATCGCGGCATTCGAGCGGAACGGCAAGAACTTGATCCATTTTGCGGGGTGGAAAAAGCATGTGTCGCTGTACCCGGTTCCGGCGGGGAGTGAGGCGTTTGAACGTCAAATTGCAAAATATGTGGATGGCAAGGGAACGGTCAAGTTTGCGCTCGATGAGCCGCTTCCGCTTAAGTTAATTGAAAGAGTCGTCAAATTGCATTTAGAAGCAAATAAAAAGTTAACCAAAGGAGATTAA
- a CDS encoding MarR family transcriptional regulator produces the protein MANTTKNELKKRALIAVRDYGVNLTHFRNAMSEWAGLNVTDMECLRFLFFKGVATPSELSKSTGLTSGATTAMLDRLEKASLIERRPNPNDRRGSLIAPAPASSEKAASWFESARKAQEELISSFSESELEIIAEAFERFAKLWDDERKKVQKNQ, from the coding sequence ATGGCAAACACAACAAAAAACGAATTGAAAAAACGAGCTTTGATCGCAGTGAGAGATTATGGGGTGAATCTAACGCATTTTCGAAATGCTATGAGCGAGTGGGCGGGACTCAACGTCACCGATATGGAATGTCTGCGATTCCTCTTCTTCAAAGGCGTTGCCACACCTTCTGAACTTTCCAAGTCCACGGGGCTCACCTCCGGAGCGACGACTGCCATGCTGGATCGACTCGAAAAAGCCAGCTTGATCGAACGCCGCCCCAACCCCAATGACCGTCGCGGTTCTCTCATCGCTCCCGCGCCAGCAAGCTCAGAAAAAGCCGCATCATGGTTTGAATCAGCAAGGAAAGCACAAGAGGAATTGATCTCAAGCTTCTCAGAAAGCGAACTGGAGATCATAGCCGAAGCTTTTGAACGCTTTGCCAAACTATGGGACGATGAACGCAAGAAGGTACAGAAGAACCAGTAA
- a CDS encoding winged helix-turn-helix transcriptional regulator, translating to MRRDVFQAIADPNRRAILALLSQQRLTLNGVAENFRISRPAVSRHIRILKECGLVVVIPQGRERFVEARFDKLGEVSDWIEQYRQIWEARFNRLDDLLEQMKKEK from the coding sequence ATGAGACGAGACGTATTTCAAGCCATCGCAGACCCCAACCGGCGCGCCATACTGGCGCTGCTATCACAGCAAAGACTGACCTTGAACGGTGTTGCCGAAAATTTTCGCATCAGCCGCCCCGCTGTTTCGCGCCACATCAGGATCTTGAAGGAATGTGGCTTGGTGGTCGTCATCCCGCAGGGGCGCGAGCGTTTTGTGGAAGCGCGCTTCGATAAGTTGGGCGAAGTGAGCGATTGGATCGAGCAATATCGTCAGATCTGGGAAGCGAGGTTTAACCGCCTCGATGATTTATTGGAACAGATGAAAAAGGAGAAATAA